Within Candidatus Zixiibacteriota bacterium, the genomic segment ATGAGAGAGCCCTCCAACTCTTCACATCAGGAGATAGGCAGAGTCTGGTCAATTACTACATGGGAATGGCACACGAAATTTGGGGAAAAAAGGAATTGGCTATAGAGTGCTATGAGGCAGTAAAAAGCCTACGCGGCCTTGATGACGACATGGGGATGGATAGCGCGAAGAGGATTGAAACCCTGAAAGCAAAGAAATCGGGCTGTTTCATTGCGACAGCTGCCTATGGCACAACGGATTGTACCGATGTTAGGACTCTTCAAACTTTTAGAGATGATGTTTTGTTGAAGTCGAAATTGGGAACTCGCTTTGTGCAAGTCTATTATTTGGTATCACCGACCCTTGCAAGCACTATCAGTGCGAGTAGTACCCTAAGATACCTCATTCGCAGTTTGTTACTCAGACCTGCAGGTATGTGTTGTCGTTTGTTTTTAGGCCATCGGTTTAACGCTTCGGGCTGTGTCAATAGGAATGAGACAAATATTTTCACCATTTAGGCTACTTTTCTTTCCTCATTTGGCTTGTTAATCCATACCTCCGTCGGCAATTCCGGCGGTGACGGCATCCCATGCACGAAACGCTCCGGATGCTCCTTATAGAACGCCTCCAGAACTAGCTGCCGACGCCGGTAAACGGGCGGGTGGCCCACCATTCATGGTTGGATAAATCATTGTTTATGATTGCACAAATACTTATTTATGATTGACACTGCTATCACGAGTATATGAGATTGACGTATGCCGCGACTGCGCCATTACGATAATCTGGGGACGGCCCGGTTTATTACTTTTTCGTGTTTTCGGAGTTATCCTTACTTCAAATCTGGCAGAGGCGCTGTTATGATTACAATTGATTGTAAAGAAACAAGCCCATCATGAATGATGGGCCCCCCGTCCAAATTTATCAACCCATACCAGACATATCTTATCTGTTTTTCGGGTCGCTCTGAATCGCTGTCGGCGCACTCCATCTATTGTGCCACAATCAATTACATTTGCAAAGCCGACACAACCGGAGACAAAAAAGGCGGGTGGTTGAACACCTGCCTTTCTGAATCAATATTGCAAGCCGACGGACGACCAGCCATTCATGGGCCACCTGTCCGATGCCGCCCGTCACTCGTGACCCACGATCAAAGAGAGAGAACAAGCTGACACGCATATAATTCAGGCATAACAAAACAGGGGACACCGGGGGTTCTTAATCTCTTGCGTTTCGATCCGAATCTGCGTAACTTCCTGCCGTTGCACTGATTGCCGGAGTGGTGGAATTGGTAGACACCAGGGACTTAAAATCCCTCGCATCGTGAGGTGCGTGCCGGTTCGAGTCCGGCCTCCGGCAGTTTTAATAAAAATAAACGGGGACAGCCACCCCGGCTGCCCCCCTCTTACTTATCAAGAACAAAATAGAAACTCTTATCTATATTCCCGCTGCTAATGCTAATTAAAGATGTTGTCTCTTTAACTGATGCCCCTTATGTCACCTTCGATTTTATCGCCATTCCGAGGAATCGGTTTCAAAATAAATAAGATATTGACAGATAGTCGCATTTGCCTATATTTCATTCAACAATTGATGCTCGGTGAGTTTCATGCCTCTGAATTATTTGTTTGAATTAATATATTTCTGGAAGCCTCTTCTTCCAAAGTATGCGTCCAAATATTAAATGCTGGAAAAACCATTGGGAGGTATCAGAATGAATGCGGCATATCGGTTTGTCAGACTATCGGTTTTCCTCATCCTGATTCTTGTTGGAGTGGCGGGGAACCTGGCCGAACCGGCTTTGGCCCAGCAGAGCACCACCGGCCCGACACCCCCGCCGGGAATAATTCGAAACTATCGTGCGGCGTCCGCCGCTCAGGTCGTGATTCCCGGAGTGCCGGCCTATCTCTGGCGTCACGGCTGCGGCCCCACCGCGCTGGGAATGGTCATCGGCTATTGGGATGGACATGGTTGTCCCGACCTGGTGTCGGGTGACGCATCCGCCCAAACTCCGCAGGTCAATGCCATGATTGCCGACGATCACGGCAGCGCCGTTTGTAACAGCGCCTATGGCGACCATTATCGTGACTATTCCTGCCCGATAGATTACTCTCCCAACCCCATCCAGCCGGACAAATCCAGCCTCGGTGGGGCTCATCCCAGCAATTGTGTTGCGGATTTTATGAGAACTTCGTGGAGCGGCCTGAATAACTATTTTGGCTGGAGCTGGTTCAATGATGTCGAACCAGCTTTCACCGAGTATGCCGGTTATATAAATCTATCCTATGGTCCGGTTTCCACCAGTTACCAATTCAGTCAATTCCCTTGGTCGGATTATAAGCGGGAAATCGACGCCGGACGGCCGGTAGTGCTGTTGGTTGACACCGATGGCAACGGCGGCACCGACCATTTCGTAACCGGAATCGGTTATGATGATGCTACCATGCAATATGGAATCTATGATACCTGGGACCAAAATATCCACTGGTTCCAATGGCGGCAACTGGGAACCGGAGCGTGGAGTATATATGGCCTGACTCTATTCGAATTTAGCGGCGGCGTCACGACTGTTCCGGTATCTTCGCTTACCCCCTATGGATTAATTATCCTCATCTCGCTGATTCCGGCATGCGCCGCACGGACATATCGCAGGCGAAAACCTGCTTGGTGATGGTCTGACAGATATTTGGCTCATTAGATATTTTATTGATTTCCCTTACATGGCGCTCCCGACACCGCGCTGTTCATGTATGATAATGCTTGACCGAAAGGCAAGGGCGGCAAAAAGGCCCGGGCAAAGACAAGCCGATGCTAAGACAGGAAGCGTGTTTTGATTTCTCCGTTCTTAATGCAATCACCTTCAAATAAGCTGCAAAAATATCCAAATCATATCGATTATTGCTTGACAGAAAAGCCGATAATCTATATATTATTGTAGAACAGGAAATGATTACTACTGGCGGAATATTTATCCCATCTGCCATCCTTCGCCGCTCGAAAAGAAAAGCAAAATGTCATGGTTTTGGTTGTCCTCACAGGAGGTGTAGGTGTATGAAAAGCCCCGGGCAGACAGGAAAATTTTTCCGATTGTTCCACGAGGAGGAGCATTTAGACGAAACAAATCAGTCCCATTTGTCGATAATAATTTATGAGCAATTATTTGCCCCGGAGACGGGAGGAGGAGGAAAACCGGAACCCAGAAATCTGTTAGCTAACGCAATCTGCCGCCCCTTGGCTGTAATGAAGTCTTAACCGACGAATGAATATCGCCCCTTCGTGACTAACGGACGGGTGATTCGAGGGAAAATAGCAAGAATTAAATCCATTGAGAAAGGGTGTTACATGGAAAAGCACAGGTTTTTTGCCTTGATAGCTATGGCCTCGCTGCTGATCCTTTTTGCTTTTGCCGTGGTCGAGGGAGGGACCCCGGGAAATTCTATCACGGTCAACCGGATGGAGCAGAAGGCTCAAACTCTGACGCTTAGAGGTCAATCCTTTTCCTGGCCGACACGGCCGGTTGCTAAGGCCGTTGAGCAGGGAAGCCAGGGGGGAGAAACTATCGAAACGGCGACCGTCATCGGATCGCTTCCTTATACCGCTTCGGGCACAACCGTAGGTTATACCAATGATTACGATCGCAGATGCAGTAACCTTTCCAACTCTCCGGATGTGGTTTACTCCTACCAGCCCACTTCTGGTCAGAGACTGAATATCAGCACCTGCATCGCCTCATATATCACCAAGATATTTATTTTTGAGAACGATACCAACACTACCGTCGCCTGCAGCCAGTATTCCGATAGCTGCTCCAATAAGTTCCGGGCCGGTATCTATGACCTGCCGGTACTTGCCGGAAACACTTATTACATCGTGGTTGATGGTTATGGCGGTCAGTCGGGGACCTACGACCTGGTCGTGGTGGCCCGTCCCCCCATCGATACTCTGGCCATCCATCCCGCGCTGGCCGATAACAACAAAGGGATGCTGGCGCTGGCCCATGAATATGATGAGTACGACTCATCGGTTTTTTGGATGGGCTCCATCGATAATGGCACCACCTGGTCCAATGCCGTATACTGGAATTTCTCCGGCGGTGCCGCCACATACCCTGCCTTTGCCTACTGGGGGAAGGATACTACCTTTTTTGGAACCGTCGTTCCCCCTCATGCTTTCTACAACGGCGCCCCGAATTATCTCGTGAGCATGTGGAACGCTGGTAACGTGAGCGCTACCGAAGGAAGCTACTGGGATTGGAGCAGCTATGGCTGGCACGATATGAAAATGATTGATATTGCCTGCGATAACAGTCAGGCCGATTGGATGTGGGGCTTCCAGTCAATGGTCCACAGCACTACCTATACGAATCCTGCTATGGTCAATGCGCCCCATATTTTCTATCAAACCAGTGCGGACGGCTATGCCAACATCAGCTGGTATAATGGTCTTGATGGCTGCAATACAACTACTTGTGAAATCGACCATGCCACCGCCAAGACATATACTGTCTATGACTGGTTGGATCCCAGCATCGCTACCTGGAAACTGTTCGGGCGTCAGGATCGCTTCGATGATTTCGAAGATACTATTTTCTCGGGCGGATATACATTTATTATGGATGACTCCTCTGAGACTCAGTATCCGGTGGTTGCCGCCTACAATAACAATGTCCTGATTGTCACCGAGAACTGGAATGAAGCTGATCCGGATGATAAAGACATCATTTGCTGGCATTCCCCCACCGGCAGTCTGGCCGATCTGGAAACCAGTGTAATTGAAGCCACGGCTGATGCCGAGCGGTATCCGCAAATCCGCCATATTTCCGGCCTGTCATTCTTATGCACTTTCATCAGAGACTATATCCTCTATGCCACTTTAACGGAGGATGCCGGTTTGACCTGGGCAACTCCCCAGTCTATCAGCCTGTTCGGCGATTCTGTCGTTTCCGACTATCGGGCCGACAATATTGCCGAATCGGATGGATATGCCGCAAAGATTATTTATGAGTATTATGTCCCTGGAGGCGGGGGCGATATTCACCTGCGCCTGATCACACATCAGGTATATCCTTATCCCGACGCTGATGCCGACGGTGTGCCTGATTTCCAGGACAATTGCCCGGCCATTGCCAACCCGGATCAGACCGATACCGATAGTGACGGCAAGGGCGATGCCTGCGATAACTGTCCGGCCATTGCCAACCCAACCCAGGTCGACGCCGACGCTGATGGAGTGGGCGACGCCTGCGACAATTGCCCCGCTATTGCCAATCCGGCCCAGACTGATACGGATGGCGACCATGTCGGCGATGCCTGCGACAACTGCCCGAATGTTGCCAATCCGGGCCAGGAGGATACCAACGGCAACAACGTTGGCGATGCCTGCGATTGGATCTGCGGCGATGTTAACCGTAGTGGGTTGGTTAACATTCAGGATATTACCGGCCTGATTAACTTCCTGTATAAGGGAGGGCCGGCGCCCAATCCGCTTCAGTCCGGAGATGTCAACAACAGCGGCGTTACAAACATCCAGGATATTACATATCTTATCAACTTCCTGTATAAGGGAGGTCCGGCGCCGCATTGTCCTTGAAACATGTAAGATAGCAATGAGTCACTGAGAAAAGGGTCGGCATGATGATTGCCGACCCTTTTTATAAGGAGGCGATATTTGATAAACATAAGAATCATGTCCGAAGCCGACATCGCCTTTGCAGTCGAACTTTCCGCCCATGAAAAGTGGGGACATCTTCCGGCCGACCTTCAGCGTCTATTGGCTTTTGAGCCGAACGGCTGCTTTGTCGCCTGCGATACGCATGAAGCGGTGGGGATTATTACCTCAACCTCCTATGATGATTGGGGCTTTCTCGGCAACCTGATTGTGAAGCATGAAAAAAGGAAAGATGGTATCGGTGCTTCACTGATGATGCATGCCATCGAGTATCTCCGCACCAGGGGCGTAAAATGCATTGAGCTTGATGGCGTCTTTCCGGCCGTGCCTCTTTATCGAAAGCTGGGATTCCGCGACAAATATCTTTCCCTCCGTCTCTATCGTCCATCTTCAGAAAGCAGGGGAGAGGCTATTTCGCCTCTGCCGGCGACTGTCGATGATGTCGTCGCCTATGATCGCCTGAGAACCGGCCTGAACAGGGAAAAAATGATTCGCCGGTTCTTTGAAGATTTTTTTGAATCCGTATTTGTGGCCAGCATTGACAGGGTTACGAGGTATGCTATCGTGAAACCTCGCGCCGGGAACGTCGTTGCCATTGGCCCCTTTGTCGCCGATGATTGCGAAACAGCGGAATCGCTCCTGGTGCCGATAATCAGGAAATACAGCCAGAACTCAATTGCCGTCGGCCTGCCTGAATTAAATCGTGAGGCCGTCGCTCTCTATCGAAAGCATGGTTTTATATATTCGGAGCCGTCATTGAGAATGTATCTCGGCGTACGCCGAGAGTACGAAGAGAAAATTTTCGCCATTATGTCTCCCGAAAAAGGATAGGGCGGATTGCAAACGCCCTTAAATTTCACACGAAATTTGTGTCCCATTTGTAGAGGTTTCATTTATGAAACTCATCCGTAAATGTTCTCAGGCTGCGATGCTAAATACCCCCCTATTTACAGAAAGAAAGAGCCACGGAGCGGGATCGAACCGCTGACCTGCTGATTACGAATCAGCTGCTCTACCAGCTGAGCTACCGTGGCCTGATATTCTCGTCCCTCAATTTATCTATATCGGCAAAAATTTCAACAGAAATATTCACCCAATAAAAATGGCGCCCCGCGGAATTGAACCGTGGACACACGGATTTTCAGTCCGTTGCTCTACCAACTGAGCTAGGGCGCCAAATATCAACAAACTCTTGCCAATCTATCCTATTTTCGGCAGATGTCAATCCTTTTTTAGGTGGAGAAATAGTGACGTCGAACCGAGGGCAGAAGCAGTAACGCCAGCACAATTAAAGATAAAATCCCGATCACAATCCCATAGACATCTTTGTAGGTAAACGTTGCCAGAATGACAACAGCGGCAATAATGATTGTATATCCGATCCAGCCCCATTTCTGGAGTTTCTTGAATCCCAGACTGAAAACCAGTATCGGGACCCCTCCAATGCCTAAAATAAGATTCTTGTCAATATCCTTGTAGCTGCGGTCTAAAATAGATAAAATTATGCTTACAACCGAGACCAGTATGTACATGTAGCCAAAGACAATTCCATACCAGCCAAGCGCCTTAATCCCCAACGGAATATTATCCTTCTCCTTAGCCATAACGATTTCCTCACTCATCTCTTTGACCTGTATTCGCCTAATAAACCGGCGCCGATAAAACCGGCATCATTCCCTAGTTCGGCCTTGAGAATCCTCAGACTCTCCGTAGCGCTGGAGAACGCCCTCCGCCGAATCTCGGCTCCGGCCGCTTCGATAAACCCCGCGCCGCCATCGATTATCCCGCCGCCGAATATGAGCGCGTCCGGGTTCAGAAGGTTGACTACCCCGGAAAGGCCGGCTCCCAGGATAGTCGCCGTTTCCTCTATTACCGCCAGGGCCGTTTCATCACCTTTCTTGGCCGCCATAAATAGCTTCTTAATATTCAAATTCTGAATATCCCCGCCGAGAACCTCTTCGAATATCGGACTCAGACCATTTTTCATCTTGTCCCGCGTTCTTTCCAATATTGCCTGAGAAGAGCAATAAGCCTCAAGGCAGCCCTGGTTTCCGCAACGGCACTCTTTACCATCATATTTTACGATTATATGCCCCACTTCGCCCGCAGAAAAACTACTGCCGCGCCACAAAGATTTATTTATGATAATCCCGCCGCCGATGCCGGTTCCAACCGTGATACAGAGAACGGAATTGAAGCGCTGAGCGGCCCCGAAACGGAGTTCGGCCAGAGCCATGGCATTGGCATCATTGTCGACAAAAACCGGCAGGTTGAGATGTTCCTTGAGATGAGACGCTATTTCGGTGCCCCTCCAGTCCGATATGTTGGGACATTTCCCCTTGACCACACCGCTCGTATTGTCGATAGTGCCGGGGGAACCGACCCCCAGCCAGTTGATATGCAATTCCTCCTCGGCGGCGTGAAGAAGAAGGTTTTCACCGATGTTGGTGAT encodes:
- a CDS encoding tetratricopeptide repeat protein, which codes for MSSLRGAVQKELDLPDQKYGDHKEGLAKVAFLRGRLYAMMFQYSKAIEQYERALQLFTSGDRQSLVNYYMGMAHEIWGKKELAIECYEAVKSLRGLDDDMGMDSAKRIETLKAKKSGCFIATAAYGTTDCTDVRTLQTFRDDVLLKSKLGTRFVQVYYLVSPTLASTISASSTLRYLIRSLLLRPAGMCCRLFLGHRFNASGCVNRNETNIFTI
- a CDS encoding thrombospondin type 3 repeat-containing protein produces the protein MEKHRFFALIAMASLLILFAFAVVEGGTPGNSITVNRMEQKAQTLTLRGQSFSWPTRPVAKAVEQGSQGGETIETATVIGSLPYTASGTTVGYTNDYDRRCSNLSNSPDVVYSYQPTSGQRLNISTCIASYITKIFIFENDTNTTVACSQYSDSCSNKFRAGIYDLPVLAGNTYYIVVDGYGGQSGTYDLVVVARPPIDTLAIHPALADNNKGMLALAHEYDEYDSSVFWMGSIDNGTTWSNAVYWNFSGGAATYPAFAYWGKDTTFFGTVVPPHAFYNGAPNYLVSMWNAGNVSATEGSYWDWSSYGWHDMKMIDIACDNSQADWMWGFQSMVHSTTYTNPAMVNAPHIFYQTSADGYANISWYNGLDGCNTTTCEIDHATAKTYTVYDWLDPSIATWKLFGRQDRFDDFEDTIFSGGYTFIMDDSSETQYPVVAAYNNNVLIVTENWNEADPDDKDIICWHSPTGSLADLETSVIEATADAERYPQIRHISGLSFLCTFIRDYILYATLTEDAGLTWATPQSISLFGDSVVSDYRADNIAESDGYAAKIIYEYYVPGGGGDIHLRLITHQVYPYPDADADGVPDFQDNCPAIANPDQTDTDSDGKGDACDNCPAIANPTQVDADADGVGDACDNCPAIANPAQTDTDGDHVGDACDNCPNVANPGQEDTNGNNVGDACDWICGDVNRSGLVNIQDITGLINFLYKGGPAPNPLQSGDVNNSGVTNIQDITYLINFLYKGGPAPHCP
- a CDS encoding GNAT family N-acetyltransferase, producing the protein MINIRIMSEADIAFAVELSAHEKWGHLPADLQRLLAFEPNGCFVACDTHEAVGIITSTSYDDWGFLGNLIVKHEKRKDGIGASLMMHAIEYLRTRGVKCIELDGVFPAVPLYRKLGFRDKYLSLRLYRPSSESRGEAISPLPATVDDVVAYDRLRTGLNREKMIRRFFEDFFESVFVASIDRVTRYAIVKPRAGNVVAIGPFVADDCETAESLLVPIIRKYSQNSIAVGLPELNREAVALYRKHGFIYSEPSLRMYLGVRREYEEKIFAIMSPEKG
- a CDS encoding ROK family protein, with the translated sequence MKNLEHYAGIDIGGSNIKYGLFDSTGKIIFREQRPALVEKGATPLLHLITNIGENLLLHAAEEELHINWLGVGSPGTIDNTSGVVKGKCPNISDWRGTEIASHLKEHLNLPVFVDNDANAMALAELRFGAAQRFNSVLCITVGTGIGGGIIINKSLWRGSSFSAGEVGHIIVKYDGKECRCGNQGCLEAYCSSQAILERTRDKMKNGLSPIFEEVLGGDIQNLNIKKLFMAAKKGDETALAVIEETATILGAGLSGVVNLLNPDALIFGGGIIDGGAGFIEAAGAEIRRRAFSSATESLRILKAELGNDAGFIGAGLLGEYRSKR